The following coding sequences are from one Nicotiana tomentosiformis chromosome 3, ASM39032v3, whole genome shotgun sequence window:
- the LOC104091269 gene encoding uncharacterized protein isoform X1, translating into MEKGSANGGWKKERGEAIVGVREASPTHYKLKIESFSLLSESGIENFESNEFEACGYKWKMIIYPDGNGHENGSEHISVSLAISGTSSLAAGWEVTAIFTFFLYNQLCDNYLTVRGKMRRFQSVKSEWGLPKFLAHKAFKEASNGYLIDDKCIFGAEVFVVQRQAIGECLSVEKSNDKFKREWKICNFSNLGIDWLSEEFTVGDHKWKIWLYPKGNEKNRGCNISIFLVSVDSKDFDHHRKVKANYSFCIKDQIGGGCNKRLSSKTIPPTFILMVIVFICYLVNFLCLRSILSSSFAWNFFL; encoded by the exons AAGCGATCGTCGGAGTTAGAGAGGCTTCGCCAACACACTATAAGTTGAAAATTGAGTCTTTCTCCCTTCTCTCAGAGAGCGGCATTGAAAATTTTGAATCAAATGAATTTGAGGCTTGTGGTTATAAATG GAAAATGATCATTTATCCCGATGGGAACGGACATGAAAATGGAAGTGAACATATTTCAGTTTCCTTGGCCATTTCAGGGACAAGTTCCCTAGCTGCTGGTTGGGAGGTCACTGCTATATTTACCTTCTTTCTGTACAATCAACTCTGTGACAATTATCTTACAGTGCGAG GAAAAATGCGGCGCTTTCAATCTGTCAAGTCAGAATGGGGACTTCCCAAATTTCTTGCTCATAAAGCATTCAAAGAGGCCTCTAACGGATACCTTATCGATGACAAGTGTATCTTTGGAGCAGAGGTATTTGTTGTCCAAAGGCAAGCAATTGGTGAATGCTTGTCTGTCGAAAAATCTAATGACAAATTTAAGCGCGAGTGGAAGATTTGTAATTTCTCAAACCTAGGGATAGATTGGTTATCTGAAGAATTTACTGTGGGAGATCACAAATG GAAAATCTGGTTATATCCAAAAGGCAATGAAAAAAACAGAGGATGTAATATCTCGATATTTTTAGTTTCTGTTGACTCCAAAGACTTTGATCACCATCGAAAAGTGAAGGCAAATTACAGCTTTTGCATCAAAGATCAGATAGGTGGTGGATGTAATAAGCGATTATCTAGTAAGACAATTCCACCAACTTTCATTCTAATGGTGATAGTATTTATTTGTTACCTAGTTAACTTTTTATGTTTAAGGTCAATCTTGAGCTCCTCTTTTGCATGGAATTTCTTTTTGTGA
- the LOC104091269 gene encoding uncharacterized protein isoform X2, producing MGSIACEDEEAIVGVREASPTHYKLKIESFSLLSESGIENFESNEFEACGYKWKMIIYPDGNGHENGSEHISVSLAISGTSSLAAGWEVTAIFTFFLYNQLCDNYLTVRGKMRRFQSVKSEWGLPKFLAHKAFKEASNGYLIDDKCIFGAEVFVVQRQAIGECLSVEKSNDKFKREWKICNFSNLGIDWLSEEFTVGDHKWKIWLYPKGNEKNRGCNISIFLVSVDSKDFDHHRKVKANYSFCIKDQIGGGCNKRLSSKTIPPTFILMVIVFICYLVNFLCLRSILSSSFAWNFFL from the exons ATGGGATCGATTGCTTGTGAAGATGAAG AAGCGATCGTCGGAGTTAGAGAGGCTTCGCCAACACACTATAAGTTGAAAATTGAGTCTTTCTCCCTTCTCTCAGAGAGCGGCATTGAAAATTTTGAATCAAATGAATTTGAGGCTTGTGGTTATAAATG GAAAATGATCATTTATCCCGATGGGAACGGACATGAAAATGGAAGTGAACATATTTCAGTTTCCTTGGCCATTTCAGGGACAAGTTCCCTAGCTGCTGGTTGGGAGGTCACTGCTATATTTACCTTCTTTCTGTACAATCAACTCTGTGACAATTATCTTACAGTGCGAG GAAAAATGCGGCGCTTTCAATCTGTCAAGTCAGAATGGGGACTTCCCAAATTTCTTGCTCATAAAGCATTCAAAGAGGCCTCTAACGGATACCTTATCGATGACAAGTGTATCTTTGGAGCAGAGGTATTTGTTGTCCAAAGGCAAGCAATTGGTGAATGCTTGTCTGTCGAAAAATCTAATGACAAATTTAAGCGCGAGTGGAAGATTTGTAATTTCTCAAACCTAGGGATAGATTGGTTATCTGAAGAATTTACTGTGGGAGATCACAAATG GAAAATCTGGTTATATCCAAAAGGCAATGAAAAAAACAGAGGATGTAATATCTCGATATTTTTAGTTTCTGTTGACTCCAAAGACTTTGATCACCATCGAAAAGTGAAGGCAAATTACAGCTTTTGCATCAAAGATCAGATAGGTGGTGGATGTAATAAGCGATTATCTAGTAAGACAATTCCACCAACTTTCATTCTAATGGTGATAGTATTTATTTGTTACCTAGTTAACTTTTTATGTTTAAGGTCAATCTTGAGCTCCTCTTTTGCATGGAATTTCTTTTTGTGA
- the LOC104091269 gene encoding uncharacterized protein isoform X3 produces the protein MIIYPDGNGHENGSEHISVSLAISGTSSLAAGWEVTAIFTFFLYNQLCDNYLTVRGKMRRFQSVKSEWGLPKFLAHKAFKEASNGYLIDDKCIFGAEVFVVQRQAIGECLSVEKSNDKFKREWKICNFSNLGIDWLSEEFTVGDHKWKIWLYPKGNEKNRGCNISIFLVSVDSKDFDHHRKVKANYSFCIKDQIGGGCNKRLSSKTIPPTFILMVIVFICYLVNFLCLRSILSSSFAWNFFL, from the exons ATGATCATTTATCCCGATGGGAACGGACATGAAAATGGAAGTGAACATATTTCAGTTTCCTTGGCCATTTCAGGGACAAGTTCCCTAGCTGCTGGTTGGGAGGTCACTGCTATATTTACCTTCTTTCTGTACAATCAACTCTGTGACAATTATCTTACAGTGCGAG GAAAAATGCGGCGCTTTCAATCTGTCAAGTCAGAATGGGGACTTCCCAAATTTCTTGCTCATAAAGCATTCAAAGAGGCCTCTAACGGATACCTTATCGATGACAAGTGTATCTTTGGAGCAGAGGTATTTGTTGTCCAAAGGCAAGCAATTGGTGAATGCTTGTCTGTCGAAAAATCTAATGACAAATTTAAGCGCGAGTGGAAGATTTGTAATTTCTCAAACCTAGGGATAGATTGGTTATCTGAAGAATTTACTGTGGGAGATCACAAATG GAAAATCTGGTTATATCCAAAAGGCAATGAAAAAAACAGAGGATGTAATATCTCGATATTTTTAGTTTCTGTTGACTCCAAAGACTTTGATCACCATCGAAAAGTGAAGGCAAATTACAGCTTTTGCATCAAAGATCAGATAGGTGGTGGATGTAATAAGCGATTATCTAGTAAGACAATTCCACCAACTTTCATTCTAATGGTGATAGTATTTATTTGTTACCTAGTTAACTTTTTATGTTTAAGGTCAATCTTGAGCTCCTCTTTTGCATGGAATTTCTTTTTGTGA